The proteins below come from a single Zea mays cultivar B73 chromosome 8, Zm-B73-REFERENCE-NAM-5.0, whole genome shotgun sequence genomic window:
- the LOC100383243 gene encoding TNF receptor-associated factor homolog 1b: MAGSAVTDDSAASTTGMRDDERSLSGESFSEWRSCERADSDTPSTSPPFWDSDGDDDDPGPKPSELFGRYTWRIENFSKEKKREMKSEPFEAGGYKWYILVYPQGCDVSNHLSLFLCVANHDKLLPGWSHFAQFTIAVANIDPKKMKYSDTLHRFWKKEHDWGWKKFMELSKIQDGFLVDDVLEIIAQVQVIREKVDRPFRCLDRPYRRELIRIYMTNVEQIYRRFIEERRSKLSKLIEDKIKWSSFRAFWSAIDPNTRHRMSREKTDTILKMLVKQFFVEKEVTSTLVMDSLYTSLKALEYQMKGRKGKTKLADLEELPAPMVHVDMDMFILADDVIALLERAALEPLPCQPLAPKDDKTSQPRMKDGSSGEVYNVSMEREERRLTELGQKILETFVLSHIFSGIEVAYQEAVALKRQEELIREEEEEAGLLEHQMKGKRGGGVNEKDKRAKKKQTKQKKNRKAKDKERDEKCEVKILERLRDETAIDNSDGLPSQVEVIAKIDALEEGSSDGSDMSNRGKNQRNKGLSIISFAEEGDGLPSTSNVTGGLGRNSSGCCTAPKLDQDTVLLTLRDRLRKLGQRLHEKNIEGQKLLKKHFEARDAKAKEEPSDSSNSLDKPPDVPEIPVHSSEDTVDLKVNGTPKKDASVVNPVLEDSVSGIPVTANNEPVPSPTTTKMDPVSNKVNGSSLKMKVTMASPCSKSHPADMDKDASLPSKSPRTNRAAPVPPKLPSADKATLVPSKLPSVDKATPVPQKSPLVNKVAQARPKSPAVDKATPHRPKSPAVDKATPVRSQSPAVDKATLVRPQSPAVDKATPVRPQSAAVDKATPVRPKSPAIDKATPIAPKSPPVDKASPALPKSLSGAKDALFPSRSLQIDKFTPAAPRLSQDDKAALPSSEQSHISPATSSEAQGATTRKVTTTTSLSEAAAAWRPSSAPVLPTPRSTGPAASHIQTSTLLSRSMSEAAGRRPVNDPSFSAPSYTPQTYRNAIIGKSGLSMTSASLAYQPSSLDQDTAPSRPLSAYASSTVMMPPAGRSDQSSARHGFKSGPGKLEAHDGWQQWKGDSNVDMHLWRDHAPYQQMTNSQAYEQSRRDDTYQQACSRGTEKFSRHAGLQARQQFQTETPASHVWHQPQGPVAEEFPHLDIINDLLEEDQINGSIPESFRQDYNVFGLPFSPRGNLSDMEMASVRSPARFNSPKYDGGLSGAYDMNAVNGLRERQFPSLDIYSNGLSDVSASKPWLNGSASPSVSLGVNTNGYHPQVGEYLGGGVNGVSLWRRHANGRW; this comes from the exons ATGGCAGGTTCTGCAGTAACAGATGATTCAGCTGCTAGCACAACTGGAATGAGGGATGATGAACGCAGTCTCTCTGGCGAGTCCTTCTCCGAGTGGAGGTCCTGTGAGCGGGCAGACAGTGACACCCCTTCAACATCCCCACCCTTCTGGGATAGCGatggtgatgatgatgatcctg GCCCCAAGCCTTCAGAATTGTTTGGACGTTACACTTGGAGGATTGAAAACTTCTCgaaggagaagaaaagagaaaTGAAAAGTGAGCCATTTGAAGCTGGTGGTTACAAATG GTATATTCTTGTATATCCTCAAGGATGTGATGTCTCTAATCATCTTTCATTATTCCTTTGCGTTGCTAATCATGACAAACTTCTCCCAG GATGGAGTCATTTTGCACAGTTCACTATAGCTGTAGCCAATATAGATCCTAAAAAGATGAAGTACTCAG ATACTTTGCATAGGTTCTGGAAGAAGGAGCATGATTGGGGATGGAAAAAATTTATGGAGCTATCAAAGATTCAGGATGGTTTTCTTGTTGATGATGTTCTTGAAATCATAGCTCAAGTTCAGGTTATCAG GGAGAAAGTGGATAGACCTTTTCGTTGCCTTGATCGTCCTTACCGGAGAGAATTGATCCGCATCTATATGACAAATGTGGAACAAATATACCGACGTTTTATTGAGGAGCGAAGAAGTAAATTAAGCAAGCTCATTGAGGACAAAATAAAATGGTCCAG TTTTCGTGCTTTCTGGTCAGCAATTGACCCAAACACCAGGCATCGCATGTCCAGGGAAAAGACTGACACCATATTGAAAATGTTAGTGAAGCAATTCTTTGTAGAGAAAGAAGTTACTTCCACATTAGTGATGGACTCCTTGTATACGAGTCTGAAGGCACTTGAATACCAGATGAAGGGCAGGAAAGGCAAAACAAAATTAGCAGATTTGGAAGAACTACCTGCGCCTATGGTCCATGTTGACATGGACATGTTTATTTTGGCTGATGATGTCATAGCTTTGCTTGAGAGAGCTGCCTTAGAACCCTTGCCTTGTCAACCTTTAGCCCCCAAGGATGATAAAACTTCCCAACCCCGCATGAAG GATGGAAGTTCTGGTGAGGTTTACAATGTTTCTATGGAGCGTGAGGAAAGACGTCTAACTGAGCTTGGTCAGAAGATACTAGAGACATTTGTGCTATCTCATATATTTAG TGGAATTGAAGTTGCGTACCAAGAAGCTGTTGCATTGAAAAGGCAAGAGGAGCTTATtcgtgaggaggaggaggaggctggGCTTCTTGAACATCAGATGAAGGGGAAGCGTGGTGGTGGTGTAAATGAAAAGGACAAGCGTGCCAAGAAAAAGCAG ACCAAGCAAAAGAAGAACCGTAAGGCTAAAGACAAGGAAAGAGATGAGAAATGCGAGGTTAAAATTCTGGAAAGGCTTCGTGATGAAACTGCCATTGATAATAGTGATGGCTTACCATCTCAGGTGGAAGTGATAGCAAAGATTGATGCCTTGGAAGAAGGTTCTTCAGATGGGTCAGACATGTCAAATAG AGGGAAAAATCAGCGTAACAAGGGCTTAAGCATTATTAGCTTTGCCGAGGAAGGTGATGGTCTTCCCTCCACCTCTAATGTCACTGGTGGTTTAGGCCGCAATAGTTCTGGCTGCTGCACAGCTCCAAAACTGGATCAGGATACTGTTCTACTTACCTTGAGAGATAGACTTCGTAAGTTGGGGCAGCGTCTGCATGAG AAAAACATTGAGGGGCAGAAACTTCTCAAAAAACATTTTGAAGCTAGGGACGCAAAAGCGAAGGAAGAACCTTCTGACTCATCTAATTCTTTGGATAAGCCACCTGATGTTCCAGAGATCCCGGTGCATTCATCAGAAGATACCGTTGATCTTAAAGTGAATGGAACACCAAAGAAGGATGCATCTGTGGTCAACCCTGTTCTGGAGGATTCTGTTTCAGGCATACCAGTCACTGCAAACAATGAACCTGTGCCTTCTCCCACCACAACAAAAATGGACCCAGTTTCAAACAAAGTTAATGGATCAAGTTTGAAAATGAAAGTCACCATGGCATCTCCTTGCTCCAAATCACATCCAGCTGATATGGATAAAGATGCCTCTCTTCCTTCTAAATCACCACGAACCAATAGAGCTGCTCCAGTTCCTCCTAAGCTGCCTTCAGCTGATAAAGCAACGCTAGTTCCCTCAAAGCTACCTTCGGTTGATAAAGCTACTCCAGTTCCTCAAAAATCTCCGTTGGTAAACAAAGTAGCTCAGGCCCGTCCCAAATCTCCAGCAGTTGACAAAGCAACTCCACATCGTCCCAAATCTCCAGCAGTTGACAAAGCAACTCCAGTTCGTTCTCAATCTCCAGCAGTTGACAAAGCCACTCTAGTTCGCCCTCAATCTCCAGCAGTTGACAAAGCAACTCCAGTTCGTCCTCAATCCGCAGCAGTTGACAAAGCAACTCCAGTTCGCCCAAAATCTCCAGCCATTGATAAAGCAACTCCAATTGCTCCCAAATCTCCACCAGTTGATAAAGCCTCTCCAGCTCTGCCAAAATCATTATCAGGTGCTAAAGATGCGCTTTTTCCTTCTAGGTCGCTGCAGATTGATAAGTTTACTCCAGCCGCCCCAAGGTTATCACAAGATGATAAGGCTGCTCTGCCTTCTTCAGAACAGTCACATATATCTCCAGCTACTAGTTCTGAAGCTCAAGGGGCAACTACTAGGAAGGTCACAACTACCACCTCACTTTCAGAGGCTGCTGCAGCATGGAGGCCTTCAAGTGCTCCTGTGTTACCCACACCAAGATCAACCGGGCCAGCTGCTTCACATATTCAAACTTCCACATTGCTTTCCCGCTCGATGAGTGAAGCAGCTGGGAGAAGGCCAGTAAATGATCCTTCATTTTCTGCCCCATCTTATACTCCACAGACCTACCGGAATGCAATAATTGGTAAGTCTGGTCTGTCTATGACCTCCGCAAGCCTTGCGTATCAGCCGTCTTCTCTGGATCAAGACACTGCTCCTTCACGGCCTCTATCAGCATATGCATCAAGTACAGTCATGATGCCTCCTGCAGGAAGATCTGATCAGTCATCAGCTAGGCATGGATTCAAGTCTGGGCCTGGTAAGTTAGAAGCACATGACGGCTGGCAGCAGTGGAAAGGTGACAGTAATGTTGATATGCATCTCTGGAGGGACCACGCTCCTTACCAACAAATGACCAACAGTCAAGCATATGAGCAGTCTCGGAGGGACGATACTTATCAGCAAGCATGCAGCAGAGGAACAGAAAAGTTCAGCAGGCATGCAGGACTGCAAGCTAGGCAGCAGTTCCAAACCGAGACACCCGCCAGTCATGTATGGCATCAACCGCAGGGGCCAGTGGCAGAAGAATTTCCACACCTTGACATCATAAACGACTTGCTTGAGGAGGACCAGATCAACGGCAGTATACCGGAGTCGTTTCGTCAAGACTACAACGTGTTTGGCCTGCCGTTTTCACCGAGAGGAAACTTGTCAGACATGGAAATGGCTTCTGTTAGAAGTCCCGCTCGGTTCAATTCACCCAAGTACGATGGTGGATTGTCGGGGGCTTATGACATGAATGCTGTCAATGGGTTGAGGGAACGGCAGTTTCCCTCGTTGGATATCTACTCTAATGGCCTGTCTGACGTGAGTGCTTCTAAGCCTTGGCTGAATGGCTCTGCCAGTCCATCGGTGAGCCTTGGGGTCAACACAAATGGATACCACCCCCAGGTGGGTGAGTACCTGGGAGGTGGGGTGAACGGGGTCTCCTTGTGGCGCCGCCATGCCAACGGCCGCTGGTAA
- the LOC103635833 gene encoding uncharacterized protein, with protein sequence MRGIRESLRTVQGSLLRLEAVVLLSALILAALVLYGSANRRSSDKLLRGAMWMAYSMSYVVVSYAVGIIQDGPFRGETFVLWAAALLLIQASAYSAPVHSRRDVDQRKKLLLQHVLQTGLVLWLIVNATGHNASYRAAIWAFWALNVLKTAAKIAEMIEVSRPDLSVRVVAEYMAEYMAEADGVQQQPAADPATMQGYAYIFHGEEVMEPVIHTGGHRVRENMLSQSAVKSVVTIDQVYQWIDQQPDSDVEKDRAKDFCLAFALFKLLKRRFYGYVPAEAGSEKARSLVLNGLIHMDATGPDAAFRVVEAELAFLYDFFYTRNIVLVGAKTYICIAVAVAGLTMWTAFFGTLGPGYHRLHIGVRNLDRSVTMLLVVITAGLEVFQAVAGFSSNWRYVKTVYRCVRDDRRWSGRRLGHHLWWKQSIAPPETRYWEDKVGQYVLLKRFERRPCNLLSWLTLYLVEPRRQGQKRGRRKPLPPEVKRAVLLWLKQNHCHLSNGVATLRKHHLLPRLAWACRLPMVTDQILAWHVVTTSCDWSYSFRPAGRFAAGDDHHRLVAKKLSNYCAYLVAFVPEMLPDPSYNAEQIFDTAVQQARDHLDGCKTHSSIIARLEEMEIAERPYVQPCRKVAHTIEPSAPPSSRGRRCFGGSSGRPLESTTRGGGRCWPSSGRSSCCSSRHRTTWTFTLRCSAPAASS encoded by the coding sequence ATGCGCGGCATCAGGGAGAGCCTCAGAACGGTGCAGGGCAGCCTGCTGCGCCTGGAGGCAGTCGTGCTCCTGAGCGCGCTCATCCTCGCCGCCCTGGTGCTCTACGGCTCCGCCAACCGCCGCAGCAGCGACAAGCTGCTCCGCGGCGCCATGTGGATGGCCTACTCCATGTCCTACGTGGTGGTCTCCTACGCCGTGGGGATCATCCAGGACGGGCCCTTCCGCGGCGAGACGTTCGTGCTCTGGGCGGCCGCGCTGCTGCTCATCCAGGCGAGCGCGTACTCGGCGCCCGTGCACAGCCGCCGCGACGTGGACCAGCGCAAGAAGCTGCTGCTGCAGCACGTCCTCCAGACGGGCCTCGTGCTCTGGCTCATCGTCAACGCCACCGGCCACAACGCCAGCTACCGCGCCGCCATCTGGGCGTTCTGGGCGCTCAACGTGCTCAAGACGGCTGCCAAGATAGCCGAGATGATCGAGGTCAGCCGCCCCGACCTGTCTGTCAGGGTTGTCGCCGAGTACATGGCCGAGTACATGGCTGAGGCTGACGGCGTCCAGCAGCAGCCTGCAGCTGACCCCGCCACCATGCAAGGGTACGCGTACATCTTCCACGGCGAGGAGGTGATGGAGCCGGTCATCCACACCGGCGGCCACCGCGTCCGGGAAAACATGCTCTCCCAGAGCGCCGTCAAGTCGGTCGTCACGATCGACCAAGTTTACCAGTGGATCGATCAGCAGCCGGACAGCGATGTCGAGAAGGACAGGGCCAAGGACTTCTGCCTCGCGTTCGCCCTGTTCAAGCTGCTGAAGCGCCGGTTCTACGGGTACGTTCCGGCGGAGGCCGGCTCGGAGAAGGCGCGCAGCCTCGTCCTCAACGGGCTCATCCACATGGACGCCACCGGCCCTGACGCCGCCTTCCGGGTCGTCGAGGCGGAGCTCGCCTTCCTCTACGACTTCTTCTACACCAGGAACATTGTGCTGGTGGGAGCCAAGACGTACATCTGCATCGCCGTTGCCGTGGCGGGGCTGACCATGTGGACGGCGTTCTTCGGCACGCTCGGCCCCGGCTACCACCGCCTCCACATCGGCGTGCGCAACCTCGACCGCTCCGTCACCATGCTCCTTGTCGTGATCACCGCGGGCCTTGAGGTGTTCCAGGCGGTGGCCGGCTTCTCCTCCAACTGGAGGTACGTTAAGACCGTGTACCGCTGCGTGCGCGACGACCGGCGGTGGTCGGGGCGGCGGCTGGGCCACCACCTGTGGTGGAAGCAGAGCATCGCGCCGCCGGAGACGAGGTACTGGGAAGACAAGGTCGGCCAGTACGTGCTCCTGAAGCGATTCGAACGCCGGCCGTGTAACCTGCTCTCGTGGCTGACGCTTTACCTGGTGGAGCCGCGTCGGCAGGGCCAGAAGCGGGGCAGGAGGAAGCCGCTGCCTCCCGAGGTGAAGCGCGCCGTGCTCCTCTGGCTCAAACAGAACCATTGCCACCTCAGCAATGGTGTGGCGACACTGCGAAAGCACCATCTGTTGCCGCGTCTGGCATGGGCGTGCAGGCTTCCCATGGTCACCGATCAGATCTTGGCGTGGCACGTGGTCACCACGAGCTGTGACTGGTCTTATAGTTTCCGTCCAGCTGGCCGCTTCGCAGCCGGTGACGACCACCATCGGCTCGTCGCGAAGAAGTTGTCCAACTACTGCGCCTACCTGGTGGCGTTCGTGCCGGAGATGCTGCCGGACCCCAGCTACAACGCCGAGCAGATATTCGACACGGCGGTGCAGCAGGCGCGGGACCACCTGGACGGCTGCAAAACGCATAGCAGCATAATCGCCAGGCTAGAGGAGATGGAGATCGCAGAGCGGCCGTACGTGCAGCCGTGCAGGAAAGTGGCACATACGATAGAGCCGTCGGCGCCACCGTCAtcgagagggcggcggtgctttgGGGGCAGCTCAGGGCGGCCTTTGGAGTCGACGACGCGCGGCGGTGGGAGGTGCTGGCCGAGTTCTGGACGGAGCTCGTGCTGTTCCTCGCGCCATCGGACAACGTGGACATTCACGCTGAGATGCTCGGCGCCGGCGGCGAGTTCATGA